One uncultured Gellertiella sp. genomic window carries:
- the greA gene encoding transcription elongation factor GreA, producing MVEKVPMTQSGFTKLQEELRWRQQEERPRIIEAIAEARAHGDLSENAEYHAAKEAQSHNEGRIGELEDYIARAEVIDLSKMSGSKIKFGARVKLVDEDTDEEKNYQIVGDQEADVKAGRISISSPIARALIGKEVGDSIEVVAPGGSRAYEVLAVSWG from the coding sequence ATGGTCGAAAAAGTACCGATGACGCAGTCTGGCTTCACCAAGCTTCAGGAAGAACTGCGCTGGCGCCAGCAGGAAGAGCGTCCGCGCATCATTGAAGCCATTGCCGAGGCCCGCGCCCATGGCGATCTTTCCGAAAATGCGGAATATCATGCGGCCAAGGAGGCCCAGAGCCACAATGAGGGCCGCATCGGCGAGCTGGAGGATTACATCGCCCGCGCCGAGGTGATCGACCTCTCCAAGATGTCCGGCTCCAAGATCAAGTTCGGTGCCCGCGTCAAGCTGGTCGACGAGGATACGGACGAGGAAAAGAACTACCAGATCGTCGGCGATCAGGAAGCCGACGTGAAGGCGGGCCGGATTTCCATCTCCTCGCCCATCGCCCGCGCGCTGATCGGCAAGGAAGTCGGCGACAGTATCGAAGTCGTGGCTCCCGGCGGCTCCAGGGCCTATGAAGTCCTCGCCGTCAGCTGGGGCTGA
- a CDS encoding glycosyltransferase family 4 protein, with product MTDFHSIKVIAPNFKRRLSGVTSTIVQLVPVQNRLGQGVTTIGPGLPDNLPSMSFFSLWRLWGKPRGASFRVWHARRNNEMLFGLFLRHVLRMRLKLLFTSAAQRHHKPFTRWMIRRMDAVVATSAGSAHYLKVPFTVIRHGVDLELFHPPENPDDRMAASGLPGQYLIGCFGRIRHQKGTDLFVQAMIDLLPRHPGWTAIVCGRVTAEHRAFGEELHTLVDRAGLKDRILFPGEVPDIKLWYRRLSLYVAPSRNEGFGLTPLEAMASQTAVVASTAGAYAEMILPGVTGDVVPAGDGAALTAAIEPYLADPGLTARAAAAALAHVRSTFALENEANALAEVYRKLIG from the coding sequence GTGACTGACTTTCATTCCATCAAGGTCATCGCGCCCAATTTCAAACGTCGGCTGTCCGGCGTGACCTCGACCATCGTCCAGCTGGTGCCGGTGCAAAACCGGCTCGGCCAGGGTGTCACCACCATCGGCCCGGGCCTTCCCGACAACCTGCCCAGCATGTCATTTTTCAGCCTCTGGCGGCTTTGGGGCAAACCGCGCGGGGCCAGCTTTCGCGTCTGGCACGCCCGGCGCAATAATGAAATGTTGTTCGGCCTGTTCCTCAGGCATGTGTTGCGGATGCGGCTGAAGCTGCTCTTCACCTCGGCAGCCCAGCGCCATCACAAGCCCTTTACCCGCTGGATGATCCGCCGGATGGATGCGGTGGTGGCAACCAGCGCCGGCTCGGCCCATTACCTGAAGGTGCCCTTCACGGTGATCCGCCACGGCGTCGATCTCGAGCTGTTTCATCCGCCGGAAAACCCGGACGACCGCATGGCCGCATCCGGCCTGCCGGGCCAATACCTGATCGGCTGCTTCGGACGCATTCGCCACCAGAAGGGCACGGACCTGTTCGTGCAGGCGATGATCGACCTGTTGCCGCGCCATCCCGGCTGGACCGCCATTGTCTGTGGCCGGGTGACGGCGGAACACCGGGCTTTCGGCGAGGAATTGCACACCCTTGTCGACCGGGCCGGGCTGAAGGACCGCATCCTGTTTCCGGGCGAAGTCCCCGACATCAAGCTCTGGTACCGCCGCCTGTCGCTCTATGTCGCCCCCTCCCGCAATGAAGGCTTCGGCCTTACCCCGCTGGAAGCCATGGCGTCGCAAACCGCCGTGGTCGCCAGCACGGCGGGAGCCTATGCGGAAATGATCCTGCCCGGCGTGACCGGTGACGTCGTTCCGGCAGGCGATGGTGCGGCGCTGACGGCAGCCATCGAACCCTATCTCGCCGACCCCGGACTGACCGCCCGCGCCGCCGCGGCAGCCCTTGCCCATGTCCGCTCCACCTTCGCGCTGGAAAACGAGGCCAATGCGCTGGCAGAGGTCTACCGAAAGCTGATCGGCTGA
- a CDS encoding LysR family transcriptional regulator VtlR — MPLDWDKLRIFHAAAEAGSFTHAADTLHLSQSAISRQVSALEQDVGVKLFHRHARGLILTEQGELLYRTAHDVLLKLETVKMQLTETTETATGKLRVTTTVGLGQGWLTDKIQEFLQLHPDVQIQLLLDNEELDVRMREADCAIRLRQPQQSDLIQRKLFTVHMHVYAAPSYINRHGEPQSLEDLDKHRIISFGEPAPSYLLDVNWLETAGRAPDDPRTPILQINSLTSIKRACLLGIGIAMLPDYIVGRDPGLVQLVTNADVPSFDTYFCYPDEMKNAAKLKAFRDFIVAKARNWSF, encoded by the coding sequence ATGCCGCTGGACTGGGACAAGCTACGCATTTTCCACGCCGCCGCAGAGGCCGGGTCCTTCACCCATGCCGCCGATACCCTGCATCTCTCGCAATCGGCCATCAGCCGCCAGGTGAGCGCGCTGGAACAGGATGTGGGGGTGAAACTGTTTCACCGCCACGCCCGCGGCCTGATCCTCACCGAACAGGGTGAACTCCTCTACCGCACCGCCCATGACGTGCTGCTGAAGCTCGAAACCGTCAAGATGCAGCTGACCGAGACGACGGAGACGGCAACCGGCAAGCTGCGCGTCACCACCACCGTTGGCCTCGGCCAGGGCTGGCTGACCGACAAGATCCAGGAATTCCTGCAACTGCATCCCGATGTGCAGATCCAGCTGCTGCTCGACAATGAAGAACTGGATGTGCGCATGCGTGAGGCCGATTGCGCGATCAGGCTGCGCCAGCCGCAGCAATCGGACCTGATCCAGCGCAAGCTGTTCACCGTGCACATGCATGTCTATGCCGCCCCCTCCTACATCAACCGCCATGGCGAGCCGCAGTCGCTGGAAGATCTCGACAAGCACCGGATCATCTCCTTCGGCGAGCCCGCCCCGAGCTATCTCCTCGATGTCAACTGGCTGGAAACCGCAGGCCGGGCCCCGGATGATCCGCGCACCCCGATCCTGCAGATCAACAGCCTGACCTCGATCAAGCGCGCCTGCCTGCTCGGCATCGGCATTGCCATGCTGCCGGATTATATCGTCGGGCGCGATCCCGGGCTGGTGCAACTCGTCACCAATGCCGACGTGCCCTCCTTCGATACCTATTTCTGCTATCCCGACGAGATGAAGAACGCCGCCAAGCTGAAAGCTTTCCGCGATTTCATCGTCGCCAAGGCCCGCAACTGGAGTTTCTGA
- a CDS encoding phosphoethanolamine transferase, producing MMLLPVAGLEILRPRRSPLRWVLYGIWYVTWFIGALAEVFLQYRYHLVPQSRQVLQSLANAPAGEMREYVEVWRLPIALALLASAAAALLFIVNARRLPVRFGGDRAQAHRGWLVAAIAMIILPLAAHANVVIQRGDPLAFWPSVAAEGQEMQSEQANLAASRKRADARVRDWQPVYTGPARNTFVLVLGESSNRWDWSLYGYRRKTNPQLEAMRDHLLVFQDVVSSWGSTVIELTRMLTPADHGDDEKWKGQPSVLGLAKGAGFKLFWLSNQSDVYSNEVFGGEADVARQVYAGRLGRHDASFDERLLPELDQALQDPAPLKFIVLHTLGSHEDYGARYPEAFDRFGKVPDAVTAGMASRWWWVRNARNRYDNSILYTDDLVARAVKLVKARLNGEASLLYVSDHGQDVGHLTSSFGHQFSLESGFTVPMIYWKSDPGFPGPGAAALENRPYQTDHLDWTLLSMLSVRTNRDQPHYDILGPDYRPWQRMIAGIAYVPGKSNRPTDGNPDVVGQ from the coding sequence ATGATGCTGCTGCCGGTCGCCGGGCTGGAGATCCTGCGGCCCCGCCGCAGCCCCTTGCGCTGGGTTCTCTACGGGATCTGGTATGTGACATGGTTCATCGGTGCGCTGGCCGAGGTCTTCCTGCAATATCGCTATCATCTCGTGCCGCAATCGCGTCAGGTGCTGCAGTCGCTGGCCAATGCGCCGGCTGGGGAAATGCGCGAATATGTCGAGGTCTGGCGGCTGCCGATTGCCCTGGCGCTGCTGGCAAGTGCTGCCGCCGCCCTGCTGTTCATCGTCAATGCCCGCCGGCTACCTGTCCGGTTCGGCGGCGACCGGGCGCAGGCCCATCGCGGCTGGCTGGTCGCCGCCATCGCCATGATCATCCTGCCCCTTGCCGCCCACGCCAATGTCGTCATTCAAAGGGGCGATCCGCTTGCCTTCTGGCCGTCGGTCGCCGCAGAGGGGCAGGAGATGCAAAGCGAGCAGGCAAACCTTGCTGCCTCGCGCAAGCGGGCCGATGCCCGTGTGCGGGACTGGCAGCCCGTCTATACAGGCCCGGCCCGCAACACCTTCGTGCTGGTTCTCGGCGAGAGTTCCAATCGCTGGGACTGGTCGCTTTACGGTTATCGCCGCAAGACCAATCCGCAGCTTGAGGCGATGCGTGATCATCTCCTGGTGTTCCAGGATGTTGTCTCCTCCTGGGGCAGCACCGTCATCGAACTCACCCGCATGCTGACGCCTGCCGACCACGGCGATGACGAAAAGTGGAAAGGCCAGCCGAGCGTCCTCGGTCTGGCAAAGGGCGCAGGCTTCAAGCTGTTCTGGCTGTCAAACCAGAGCGACGTCTATTCCAACGAAGTGTTCGGCGGGGAAGCGGACGTGGCGCGCCAGGTATATGCCGGCCGGCTGGGCCGCCACGATGCAAGCTTCGACGAACGGCTGCTGCCGGAGCTCGACCAGGCGCTTCAGGACCCCGCGCCGCTGAAATTCATCGTGCTGCACACGCTCGGCTCGCACGAGGATTATGGCGCGCGCTATCCCGAAGCGTTCGACCGGTTCGGCAAGGTGCCGGACGCAGTCACGGCCGGGATGGCATCACGCTGGTGGTGGGTGCGCAATGCCCGCAACCGCTACGACAATTCCATCCTCTATACCGATGACCTTGTCGCGCGGGCAGTCAAACTGGTGAAAGCCCGGCTGAACGGCGAGGCGAGCCTGCTCTATGTGTCCGACCACGGACAGGATGTCGGCCACCTCACCTCGTCCTTCGGGCACCAGTTCTCGCTGGAATCCGGCTTTACCGTCCCGATGATCTACTGGAAGTCCGATCCGGGATTTCCCGGCCCCGGTGCAGCCGCGCTGGAAAACCGCCCCTACCAGACCGATCATCTCGACTGGACGCTGCTGTCGATGCTGTCGGTCAGGACCAACCGCGACCAGCCGCACTATGACATCCTGGGACCGGATTATCGTCCCTGGCAGCGGATGATTGCGGGCATTGCCTATGTGCCCGGCAAGAGCAACCGGCCGACGGATGGCAATCCCGACGTGGTCGGACAATAG
- the trxB gene encoding thioredoxin-disulfide reductase, with amino-acid sequence MTTRHTKVLIIGSGPAGYTAAIYAARAMLNPVLIAGMEQGGQLMITTDVENYPGFAQPVMGPALMQEMLAQAEHVGAEIVNDLVTEVEFTRRPFTIRTDSGTVWTADTVVIATGAKAKWLEIDSERTFKGFGVSACATCDGFFYRNKDVIVVGGGNSAVEEALYLSNIAKSVTVVHRRDSFRSEKILQERLFAKANVRVIWNSEVIEYTGEPARPPMPASVSGVRLRDVRSGAVTAMPIDGVFVAIGHAPAVELFRDKLRHKPNGYLWTAPDSTATDIPGVFAAGDVTDDIFRQAITAAGMGCMAALEAERYLAGHMPAAIAAE; translated from the coding sequence ATGACGACCCGACATACCAAAGTGCTGATCATCGGCTCGGGGCCTGCGGGCTATACCGCCGCCATCTATGCCGCCCGCGCCATGCTGAACCCGGTGCTGATCGCCGGGATGGAACAGGGCGGCCAGTTGATGATCACCACCGACGTGGAGAATTATCCGGGCTTTGCCCAGCCGGTGATGGGCCCTGCCCTGATGCAGGAAATGCTCGCCCAGGCCGAACATGTCGGTGCCGAGATCGTCAACGATCTCGTGACAGAGGTCGAGTTTACCCGCCGCCCCTTCACCATCCGCACCGACAGCGGCACCGTGTGGACCGCCGATACCGTGGTGATTGCCACCGGTGCCAAGGCAAAATGGCTGGAGATCGACAGCGAACGGACCTTCAAGGGGTTTGGCGTCTCGGCCTGCGCCACCTGCGACGGCTTCTTCTACCGCAACAAGGATGTGATCGTCGTCGGCGGCGGCAATTCTGCGGTCGAGGAAGCGCTCTATCTCTCCAATATCGCGAAATCGGTGACCGTCGTGCACCGCCGCGACAGTTTCCGCTCGGAAAAGATCCTGCAGGAGCGGCTGTTTGCCAAGGCGAATGTCAGGGTGATCTGGAACAGCGAAGTGATCGAATATACCGGCGAGCCCGCCAGGCCGCCGATGCCCGCATCCGTCAGCGGCGTGCGCCTGCGTGATGTCAGGTCGGGTGCCGTCACCGCCATGCCGATCGACGGCGTCTTCGTCGCCATCGGCCATGCGCCCGCCGTGGAACTGTTCCGGGACAAGCTTCGCCACAAGCCCAACGGCTATCTCTGGACCGCACCGGATTCGACGGCAACCGACATTCCGGGCGTCTTTGCCGCCGGTGACGTCACCGACGACATTTTCCGCCAGGCAATCACCGCCGCCGGCATGGGCTGCATGGCGGCGCTCGAAGCCGAACGCTACCTCGCCGGCCATATGCCTGCCGCGATTGCAGCGGAATAG
- a CDS encoding Lrp/AsnC family transcriptional regulator, with translation MLRAELDAIDIKILRELQRDGRMTNVELADRVGISAPPCLRRVRKLEQAGVIEGYHAALNGPKLGLDLVAFCMVGLKHQSETNLKAFAGATAQWPLVRQAWMVSGDSDFLLHCVAENLTQFQDFVIEVLTANEQVDTVRTMLTIRQVKRLGLAEV, from the coding sequence GTGTTGCGTGCCGAACTGGATGCCATCGACATCAAGATATTGCGCGAATTGCAGCGCGACGGACGGATGACCAATGTCGAGCTGGCGGATCGTGTCGGCATTTCCGCGCCGCCCTGCCTGCGGCGGGTGCGCAAGCTGGAGCAGGCGGGCGTCATCGAAGGCTACCATGCTGCGCTCAACGGACCGAAACTCGGCCTTGACCTGGTCGCCTTCTGCATGGTCGGGCTGAAGCACCAGTCGGAAACCAATCTCAAGGCCTTTGCCGGCGCCACGGCGCAATGGCCGCTGGTGCGCCAGGCCTGGATGGTCTCGGGAGACAGCGATTTCCTGCTGCATTGCGTTGCCGAAAACCTCACGCAATTTCAGGATTTCGTCATAGAAGTGCTGACAGCCAACGAACAAGTTGATACGGTGCGAACAATGCTGACGATCCGACAGGTCAAGAGGCTTGGTCTGGCGGAAGTCTGA
- a CDS encoding SRPBCC family protein, translating to MLRFFKYLIIILVLALVGILGYAATRPDTFAITRSVSIKAPAEKIFPLINDFTAWSRWSPWEKIDPNLVRKHSGPADGVGAVYEWTGNRDVGSGRMEIRESVPFSRIAIALDFKAPIEASNSAVFTLTPKGETTDVEWTMTGKQPYFGKIVGIFLDIDRMVGGDFDKGLVAMKAEAEKS from the coding sequence ATGCTGCGCTTTTTCAAATATCTGATCATCATTCTTGTGCTGGCCCTTGTCGGCATCCTCGGATATGCGGCGACGCGGCCGGACACATTTGCCATTACCCGTAGCGTTTCCATCAAGGCACCGGCGGAAAAGATCTTTCCCCTGATCAATGATTTCACCGCCTGGAGCCGCTGGTCGCCATGGGAGAAGATCGATCCCAACCTGGTGCGCAAGCATAGCGGGCCTGCCGACGGGGTCGGTGCCGTCTATGAGTGGACTGGCAACCGCGATGTCGGCTCCGGGCGCATGGAAATCCGGGAATCGGTACCCTTTTCCCGGATCGCCATCGCGCTCGACTTCAAGGCACCGATCGAGGCCAGCAACAGTGCCGTTTTCACCCTGACGCCGAAGGGAGAGACGACGGATGTCGAATGGACCATGACCGGCAAGCAGCCCTATTTCGGCAAGATCGTCGGGATATTTCTCGATATCGACCGGATGGTCGGAGGTGATTTCGACAAGGGGCTGGTGGCGATGAAGGCGGAAGCCGAGAAAAGCTGA